A part of Nodosilinea sp. FACHB-141 genomic DNA contains:
- a CDS encoding helix-turn-helix transcriptional regulator, producing MALLSNEDVRSILQFLQEILIPCTAETLPEQIFSALPKVVASELTGLSLTDFQTGTLVKSWNSHPGTLDKQIGVANQHFIEHPFAQYYFQTRDSKTHTISDFMTQDELHRLEGLYHQYLQPVGAEDQMVTILPTAPPDSGNSRVKNQGEAIVLALHRPQRNFTERDRTVLNLLRPHIAQAFQNAQILTQSQQSLAQLNHVIDQLGTISVAANGQVRHMSQRAWKLLVQYFQSISLQSQSLPDNLQRWFNHQITLITEGRNLSTSCRPLIVEREGWQLVVRLIVNEPEEQYLLLLEEEALVPLSAASLELVGLTKREAEVLFWVTQDKSDAEIAKTLGLSIGTVKKHLEHVYQKFDVHTRTAAVMYALKSLGLLR from the coding sequence ATGGCACTTCTAAGCAATGAAGACGTTCGGAGTATTCTTCAATTTCTGCAAGAAATTTTAATTCCTTGTACTGCAGAGACCTTGCCTGAACAGATTTTTTCGGCACTGCCTAAAGTAGTCGCGTCCGAACTTACAGGGTTGTCCTTGACCGACTTCCAGACTGGCACTCTTGTTAAGAGTTGGAATTCACACCCTGGCACTCTAGATAAGCAGATTGGGGTGGCAAATCAGCACTTTATTGAACATCCTTTTGCTCAGTATTATTTCCAGACGCGAGATAGCAAAACACATACTATTTCAGACTTCATGACTCAAGATGAGCTTCATCGTTTGGAGGGTCTCTATCATCAGTACCTGCAACCTGTCGGAGCGGAAGACCAGATGGTCACTATCCTTCCAACCGCTCCTCCTGATTCTGGTAATTCAAGAGTGAAAAACCAGGGAGAAGCTATTGTGCTTGCGTTACATCGGCCTCAGCGAAATTTCACCGAGCGCGATCGCACTGTCCTCAACCTACTGCGTCCTCACATCGCTCAAGCCTTTCAAAACGCTCAAATCCTGACCCAGTCGCAGCAATCCCTAGCTCAGCTCAACCATGTAATCGACCAGTTAGGGACAATTTCTGTCGCAGCGAACGGTCAAGTTCGTCATATGAGTCAACGGGCCTGGAAGCTTTTGGTGCAATACTTTCAGTCAATATCTCTGCAAAGCCAATCTCTCCCAGATAATTTGCAGCGTTGGTTCAACCATCAAATCACTCTCATCACTGAGGGTAGGAATTTATCAACCTCTTGCCGTCCTCTCATTGTGGAACGAGAGGGATGGCAGTTGGTTGTTCGGCTAATTGTTAATGAGCCAGAAGAGCAATATTTACTCTTGCTTGAAGAGGAAGCGCTAGTTCCTCTATCAGCTGCGTCATTGGAGTTAGTTGGTCTGACCAAGCGTGAAGCGGAGGTTTTGTTTTGGGTTACTCAAGACAAAAGTGATGCAGAAATTGCAAAAACTTTGGGCCTCAGTATCGGGACAGTGAAAAAGCATCTAGAGCACGTTTATCAAAAGTTTGATGTGCATACTCGTACAGCAGCGGTCATGTATGCCTTAAAGAGCCTAGGCCTGCTTAGATGA
- the mobF gene encoding MobF family relaxase — translation MLSTSNLSAAQAETYYTHEDYYSAEEAAHPTKWMGKGAASLGLAGVVNQQEFSQMLSGQAPGGRSLTGKVVDPEKRRAATDFTFSAPKSVSIAALVQQDERVLEAHHQAVAKALSVLEERYAQTRISTEAGRTKVTTGNVAAAVFTHSTSREAEPQLHSHCVVMNATQLDDGRWFSLSNEAAIANQKLLGQIYQNELAVALKQQGYQIEPKAHGQFELAGYSPELLKAFSTRRQQILKLIEEWEATGSENNRAMRETATLVSRKRKPKEVDEGLLQRGWNALIQLKGLEMPELPEGVAPLAKSSSSATSIIDAAIQHCGERESVFRRTALERFVFEHELGVQGFESIQQGIAESPELIRVADGKLTTQTALNLELNTIRLMQQGRGQVGAIVPNGIQLDSLVSHSLNSEQQNAVEMAATTPDAVMAWQGVAGAGKTYALSVLKDLAQAQGYVIRGFAPSAEAAHVLGESLGIETITVAGLLVSQPLDKPPQPTVWIVDEAGLLSMKDTHALLRRAALEQARVLLIGDTRQLSAVEAGNPFKSLQAGGMTTAYLETHRRQQNGVLRSAVELVAQGQVSEGIELLAQARCVKEGSQTQERIQQVAIDYLALTAAERESTLVLAGTNAERLALTQTMRSGLQDEGVLGADSFVMQSLRRKDLTTAQASYLKAYAVGDVLVPIQDYRKQGLIRCEQYRVIAVNSEAQQVVLETPSGSVLSVNPAACPRKTMYTTQSIPVAVGDRLRWTRNNSKAEIRNGQGFVVTGLEADGKATVRDGEGKTSTIDLSGNQYVDYAWVSTTYSSQGKTAERVLALLGETTHREAFYVAISRAKRAVKLYTTSQTDLVRLAQVSRAKENVSDYVPLTQQVMTYGQHEQREERKPEPIVSFDARAMGERIGNRFAEQLRAAASRDLREYTTGAAPRRPRPGLGRGFGDVAPALEPELGALGRAIAAYRERRDLLRCTGDLAGAVEAVNCGFEQLERAAQDRTGLAAAVDRVARAVGKPIRREQQKLGAPNPKVVNTREQLLALWETYSAGLPSASLELRVAQRALRDRCSAKEVGLMLVAGSETVRLIYEKQGRKEAIAFAQHIVAIASLHHTVSKVENHYSHGLEMGD, via the coding sequence ATGCTTTCCACAAGCAACCTCTCTGCTGCCCAGGCGGAGACCTATTACACCCATGAGGACTATTACTCTGCCGAGGAAGCGGCTCACCCGACGAAGTGGATGGGCAAAGGGGCTGCGTCGTTGGGGTTGGCTGGGGTCGTCAATCAGCAAGAGTTCAGCCAGATGCTTTCCGGGCAGGCTCCTGGTGGGCGATCGCTAACAGGCAAGGTGGTTGACCCAGAAAAGCGGCGAGCCGCGACCGACTTTACTTTCAGTGCGCCAAAGAGCGTCAGCATTGCGGCGTTAGTGCAGCAAGATGAGCGGGTGTTGGAAGCCCATCATCAGGCGGTGGCCAAGGCGCTGTCGGTGTTGGAAGAGCGCTATGCCCAGACCAGAATTTCAACCGAGGCTGGGAGGACGAAGGTAACGACAGGCAATGTCGCGGCAGCGGTGTTTACCCATTCCACCAGTCGGGAGGCGGAGCCGCAGCTCCACAGCCATTGTGTAGTGATGAATGCGACGCAGTTGGACGATGGCCGGTGGTTTAGTTTGAGCAATGAGGCGGCCATCGCCAATCAAAAACTCCTGGGCCAGATCTACCAGAACGAGTTGGCCGTCGCGTTGAAGCAGCAGGGATACCAGATTGAGCCGAAGGCCCACGGGCAGTTTGAATTGGCGGGATATTCGCCAGAGTTGTTAAAGGCGTTCTCGACCCGGCGGCAGCAGATTCTGAAGCTGATCGAGGAATGGGAGGCGACGGGGTCTGAAAACAACCGGGCAATGCGGGAAACGGCGACCCTGGTATCGCGGAAGCGGAAACCCAAGGAGGTGGACGAGGGGCTATTGCAGCGAGGGTGGAATGCGCTGATTCAGTTGAAGGGGCTAGAAATGCCGGAGTTGCCCGAAGGCGTCGCCCCCTTAGCTAAATCATCTTCATCGGCCACATCGATCATTGACGCAGCTATTCAGCACTGTGGGGAACGGGAGTCGGTGTTTCGGAGGACGGCGCTGGAGCGCTTTGTCTTTGAGCATGAATTGGGGGTGCAGGGGTTTGAGTCGATCCAGCAAGGCATTGCCGAAAGTCCTGAACTCATCCGAGTCGCCGACGGCAAGTTAACTACCCAAACCGCCCTCAATCTGGAACTCAACACCATTCGTCTGATGCAGCAAGGGCGAGGACAGGTGGGCGCAATTGTCCCCAACGGCATCCAGTTGGACAGTCTGGTAAGCCATTCCCTGAACTCCGAGCAGCAAAACGCTGTGGAAATGGCGGCAACTACACCGGATGCGGTGATGGCGTGGCAAGGGGTAGCCGGAGCGGGCAAGACCTATGCTCTAAGCGTTTTGAAGGATCTGGCTCAAGCGCAAGGTTACGTAATCCGAGGCTTTGCCCCCAGTGCTGAAGCGGCCCATGTCTTGGGGGAATCGCTAGGGATTGAAACTATCACTGTGGCTGGGCTGCTGGTGTCGCAGCCATTAGATAAACCGCCTCAGCCGACGGTCTGGATTGTGGACGAGGCGGGGCTGTTAAGCATGAAGGATACCCATGCCCTTTTGCGGCGGGCAGCACTGGAGCAGGCCAGGGTGTTGCTGATAGGCGATACCCGGCAACTTTCGGCAGTAGAAGCGGGCAATCCCTTCAAAAGTTTGCAGGCGGGTGGAATGACTACCGCTTACCTGGAGACCCATCGGCGACAGCAGAATGGGGTGCTGCGATCGGCTGTGGAGTTGGTGGCTCAGGGACAGGTTTCTGAGGGGATTGAGCTGCTGGCGCAGGCCAGGTGTGTGAAGGAAGGATCTCAAACTCAGGAACGGATTCAGCAGGTAGCAATAGACTATTTGGCACTAACGGCAGCAGAGCGAGAGTCCACGCTGGTGCTAGCGGGAACTAATGCGGAGCGGTTGGCTCTAACCCAGACGATGCGATCGGGGTTACAGGATGAGGGGGTTTTGGGCGCAGATAGCTTCGTAATGCAGAGCTTGCGACGGAAAGATTTGACTACGGCCCAGGCCAGCTACCTGAAAGCCTATGCCGTGGGCGATGTGTTGGTGCCGATTCAGGATTACCGGAAACAGGGGTTGATTAGATGCGAGCAGTACCGAGTGATCGCGGTGAATTCCGAGGCTCAGCAGGTGGTGTTGGAGACTCCGAGTGGGTCAGTACTGTCGGTCAATCCGGCAGCGTGCCCTCGTAAGACAATGTACACGACGCAATCGATCCCGGTGGCGGTGGGCGATCGCCTCAGGTGGACACGCAATAACTCCAAAGCCGAAATCCGCAATGGGCAGGGGTTTGTGGTGACGGGGCTAGAAGCAGATGGGAAGGCGACGGTTCGGGATGGGGAAGGCAAAACCTCAACTATTGATCTCAGCGGAAATCAGTATGTGGACTACGCCTGGGTAAGCACCACCTACAGCAGCCAGGGCAAGACAGCTGAGCGGGTGCTAGCGCTGCTTGGAGAGACCACCCATCGAGAAGCCTTTTATGTCGCGATTTCTAGAGCCAAGAGGGCAGTGAAGTTGTACACCACCAGCCAGACCGATTTGGTGCGACTAGCCCAGGTATCGCGAGCCAAGGAGAACGTCAGTGACTACGTGCCATTAACTCAACAGGTAATGACCTATGGACAGCATGAGCAACGGGAAGAACGGAAGCCAGAACCCATCGTCAGCTTTGACGCTAGAGCAATGGGAGAGCGCATTGGAAACCGTTTTGCAGAGCAGCTTAGAGCCGCTGCGAGCCGAGATCTGCGTGAATACACAACGGGTGCTGCACCTCGAAGACCACGTCCAGGCCTTGGGCGAGGATTTGGCGATGTGGCCCCAGCACTGGAACCAGAGCTTGGGGCTCTTGGTCGCGCAATTGCAGCTTATCGTGAGCGACGAGACCTCCTCCGATGCACAGGCGACCTTGCAGGAGCAGTTGAGGCAGTTAATTGCGGCTTTGAGCAGTTGGAACGGGCAGCTCAAGACCGAACTGGCCTTGCAGCAGCAGTTGATCGCGTCGCTAGAGCGGTTGGAAAACCTATTAGACGAGAGCAGCAAAAGCTAGGTGCCCCTAATCCAAAGGTGGTAAACACGAGGGAGCAGCTTCTGGCGCTTTGGGAGACATACTCAGCGGGTTTGCCGTCAGCGAGTTTGGAGTTGCGGGTGGCGCAGCGGGCGTTGCGGGATAGGTGCTCGGCTAAGGAGGTAGGGCTGATGCTGGTGGCGGGGAGTGAGACGGTGAGGTTGATCTATGAAAAGCAAGGGAGAAAAGAGGCGATCGCCTTCGCCCAGCACATAGTTGCCATTGCTAGCCTGCATCACACTGTATCTAAAGTTGAAAATCACTACAGCCATGGGCTGGAAATGGGTGACTGA
- a CDS encoding site-specific integrase, with translation MYSVTLRSKAKKGSVQFKNTKGRLQIVFSYPVEVDGEVQRKRFYISTGFEDTPLNRQRVGDTVRAIQRDIDYGEVDLSLQKYQTVGSLSTVSPISPNPPVAPEMGLDEIWEKYAQFKKPQISPSTYAKDFTKQKNHISRFPSRSLDEAILIRDYLLAHLTPDAAKRCLTQLKACCSWAEEEGLIEGNPFLTMKIKAPKGLSEDEDVNPFTKEERDRIIAGFEADRYYSHYASYVRFLFATGARPSEVIALQWKYVTPSVIKFRQSVVVSEDGLTLKEGLKTQRKRDFPITPEVKAILDAIRPEKGESDAFLFPSPKGKFIDQHNFSTRAWRAVLKACDIPYRKSYQCRHTFISLCVEAHINSTAIGRWTGTSAKMIDKHYGATNFTNLRPPDLS, from the coding sequence ATGTATTCGGTAACCCTAAGAAGCAAAGCCAAAAAAGGCTCAGTCCAGTTCAAAAACACTAAAGGACGGCTGCAAATCGTCTTTTCTTACCCCGTCGAAGTAGATGGAGAGGTACAGCGTAAGCGGTTCTACATCTCCACAGGGTTTGAAGACACGCCCCTAAACCGCCAGCGAGTAGGCGATACAGTCAGGGCAATTCAGCGAGATATTGACTATGGGGAAGTGGATCTCAGCCTACAGAAGTACCAGACCGTTGGATCTCTCTCCACGGTTTCCCCCATTTCCCCCAATCCACCCGTAGCCCCTGAGATGGGGCTGGATGAGATTTGGGAGAAGTACGCCCAATTCAAGAAACCCCAGATCAGCCCCAGCACCTACGCCAAGGACTTTACCAAACAGAAAAATCACATTAGCCGTTTCCCCAGCCGATCTCTAGACGAGGCTATTCTGATTCGTGACTACCTGCTAGCCCATCTGACACCCGATGCAGCCAAGCGTTGCCTGACCCAGCTTAAAGCCTGCTGTAGCTGGGCAGAGGAGGAAGGCTTGATTGAGGGCAATCCCTTTCTGACAATGAAAATTAAGGCTCCCAAGGGGCTGTCTGAAGATGAGGACGTGAATCCTTTTACCAAAGAGGAGCGAGACAGGATCATTGCGGGGTTTGAGGCCGATCGCTACTACAGCCACTACGCCTCCTACGTGCGCTTCCTCTTTGCCACTGGAGCCCGTCCTTCCGAAGTCATTGCTCTCCAATGGAAGTACGTTACTCCATCGGTTATCAAGTTCAGGCAGTCGGTGGTGGTCTCCGAAGATGGCTTGACCCTAAAGGAGGGGCTCAAGACTCAGCGGAAGCGAGACTTTCCGATTACTCCAGAGGTCAAGGCCATTCTCGACGCCATCAGGCCGGAGAAGGGCGAGAGCGATGCCTTTTTATTCCCTAGTCCCAAGGGGAAGTTCATCGACCAGCACAACTTTTCTACCCGTGCTTGGCGAGCCGTCCTTAAAGCCTGTGATATTCCTTATCGCAAGAGTTATCAGTGCCGCCACACCTTCATCAGCCTGTGCGTAGAAGCCCACATCAACAGTACGGCAATTGGTCGCTGGACAGGAACTAGTGCCAAGATGATTGACAAGCACTATGGAGCAACTAACTTTACAAATCTAAGACCCCCTGATTTGTCGTAA